Below is a window of Meiothermus cerbereus DSM 11376 DNA.
ACCCCAAGTCCTATCCGGTGGAAGTCGAAATCCAGGAGGTAATGCCCCAGCCCTTTACCCTGGAAGGGGAGGGCCTCGAGCGCACCCCAGAAGGCTACCGCATTCGCTTTACCCTGGCCCCAGGCCAGAGCCGCTCGTATACCTATACCCTTACCTTGCAACAACACTGAGTAGGGAAGTACCCCTCGCCCCCATGCCTCACCGGCTTCCCCTGCTGACCCGGCGGTCAGGTAAAGTATAGGGGTGAACACCGACCTGTTGTATCAACTTCGTTTCCTGTCCGATCTGACTGAAGGCCCAGCTGGTAAGCCGCTATTTATCTACACCGATATCGAGCGGCCCGAGAAGGAGCCTCCCCGCTACCGTTCGCGCCTGGCTACTTGGGACGGAGGGTTGCGCTTCCTAACCCAAGGCGAGGCTAAAGCACCCTTCTGGCGCGGTAATTACATTTACTTCACCCGCAAGGTAGATAAAGCCAGCCAACTCTTTCGCTTGCCCCTGGCGGGCGGCGAGGCCGAGCAGCTCACCCAGTTCAAGTCGGGGGTCGAAGGCTACAAGGTGAGCCCTGATGGAAGCCGCATTGCCCTATTGACCCGGGGTGATTACGAGCCGCCCAGGCCAGATGAGCCCCGCACCTACCAGACCTGGCCGGTAAAGTTTGATGCCAGGGGCTTGTTGCCCGATCAGCCCAGGGAAATCTGGCTCTGGGAAGACAAAGAAGCCAGACCCCTGGTCAAGTTTTCGCAAGACATCGAAGAGGTGGCCTGGAACACACCGGGCGACGGGCTCTTCTTTACTGCTTCAGCCACACCGCAGGAGCGCTGGGCCTGGGTCCAGCGGGCCTACCAGGTGGGTCTGGATGGTCGGGTGGAGGAGCTATTTGGCGGGGTGGGGCCTGTGGGCGGCCTCGAGCCTACCCCGGATGGCGGCCTGGTCTACCTGGCGCACGCCTGGGAGCGGGGCGGGGGTACACAGTCCAGGCTTTATTACCGAGGGCGGAACGGGGCCATCCGGCTGTTGGCCGAAGGTTCCTTTCTGAATTCGGTGAACTCGGATATGCGCATCGGCGCTGGCTCCCAAACCCCCAAGCTGGGGCCCGATGGTCGGGTATATGTGGTGGTTACCCTCGAGGGCTCGGCCCGCCTGCTGGCGGTTACGCTCGAGGGGCAGGCCCAGCTTGTTAGCTCGGCAGAATCCAGCACCCTGGGCTTTGTCTTCTGCAACAACGAGCTCTACACCCTTTCGGAAAACTTTACCCGCGGGGCTTGCCTGGCCCGTGGTGAAGAGGTGCTGTATGACCCCAACGCCGGGATATTGCCCGAGCTACCCACCCCACAGGAGGTACGCCACCAGGCCCCCGAAGGCCATACCGTGCAGGGCTGGGTACTGCTTCCAGAGGGCGAAGGCCCCCACCCGGTAATTCTGTACATCCATGGCGGGCCACACACTGCTTTTGGCAATGCCCCGATGCTTCAGCTGCAATTGTTTCGGGATGCAGGCTTTGCTGTGGCCTTCTGTAACCCGCGGGGTTCAACAGGCTACGGGCAGGACTTCACCGACCTGGGGCAGCGCTGGGGGGACATTGACGAGAAAGACCTGCTGGGCTTTTTGGATGAGGTGCTGACCCGCTTTCCCCTGGATCCGAGCCGGGTGGCGGTGGCAGGGGGTTCATACGGGGGCTACATGACCAACTGGCTTACCGCCCGCCACCCAGACCGCTTCAAGGCGGCTGTAACCGACCGAAGCATCTGTAACTGGACAAGCTTTTATGGTGCTTCCGACATTGGCCCGCGCTTTACCTTCCTAGAGCTGGGTTCTAGGCCCTGGGAAAACCCCGAGCTGCTCTGGCAAAAAAGCCCGCTTTCGCTGGCCCATCAGGTGCAAACCCCCACCCTGGTGGTGCACTCCGAGCAAGACCACCGCTGCCCCATAGACCAGGGCGAAACCTGGTACACCGTTCTGTTGCAAAAGGGCGTGCCCAGCCGGTTTTTCAGGGTTCCCGAAGAAGGGCACGAACTCAGCCGCTCGGGTCGTCCCGACCGCCGCATTGCCAGGCTTAATGCCTACCTGGAATGGTTCAAGCGGTATTTGTGATATGAACCCCACCTGAAGCTTTCTGTTTAGGGCAGGTCAAAGCCGGCCAGATGCAAGGGCAGTTCCTGACACAGCTTCAGGTGGGGGCCCCAGCAAAAAGAACAAATCAAAGACATTTCTTTTGATTGCACCACGCCCTCGGAAGGCTGCCCTATCGCACCCTTCAAAGACGTTGCCTCCCATCCGGGAGGCAACTGTGCTGTGCAGGACAAAGAAATCAGGTTTTGAGCGGCTTAATATTGTCTAGGCCTTGGAAGTGTCCATGGCTTCGGGGATAACCCCGTAGGTTTCTTCGTAGCGCTGAATGTTTTCAGCCAGGCTACGCAGCAGCGCTTTGGCGTGCTGTGGGCTGGTGATAATCCTGCTGGTGACGACAGCCACCACCTGATTGGGTTGCCCGCTGGGTTGCATTAGGGCAAAGTCGAGGTAGAACTCGTTTTTTTGATGCGAGAAAATGGCAAAGTTGGCGTACTTGCCAAGGGCGGTTTCGCGGTCAATGTCTACGCGCAGCTCGGGCACCTGTGAAACTTCACTCACGATAAAGCCTCCTTGAGGCGTGGAACACTTTTTTTCAGCTGGAAGCGCACCCGACCCAGGCTTTGCATGGAGTCCATCAGCACCACCAGCAGGTATCCACCCTCGAGCGGAACCAGCAAAACTGGTCCCTCGGGGTACTCTACCATGACTTCTTCCACCTCGCCGCGCTTTAGCTCCTGCGATAAAGCCCGTGCAGACGCCAGCGCTGTGGAAGCTGCGCCGCCAAAAAAATCTATGTCCGGAGCCTGCTCGGTACGCATGCTTTCCACCACAAAGCCGTCCTCGGCCATTAGCGCTGAGGCCACCACCCCTTTGGTTGCTTGCAGTTCGCCAAGAACTTCTTGAACCATAGAATCACTCCTAAATGGTCTGTGCCAAACGCATAGCCAGACGCAGAAGCTCGAGGCCGATACTTTTTCGGTCGGTGCCCTTCTCGACCACAGCGCCCAGACAGTAACCGCTGAAAACCACCACCAGCACTTCACGCTGCTCGGTGGCGATGGTGAAGCGCCTGAGCTCCCCGCCTAGGCTTTTGGCCAGGGTACGGCTGGCTCTGGCCAGGCTTGCCAGCTCGGCGGCGAGCAGCTCGGGTGCGGGCGTATCCTTGCCAATGCTTTCGATAACCAGTCCATCCTGACTGGCCAGAACAGCCTGGCGCGCACCAAGTGGTACCAGGGTCTCGAGCATTTTCATGCCAGGCCCTCGCAATCGTTCCAGATCATACGGGATTTAGCCTAGCATAGCCTCTGCCAAAGACCTGGGCAATTGCACACCACACCGTTACGTGAGGCCAGCCAGGTCTGTTTCCCATCACTGGTAGCCCCGGCGGTTTTCCAGCGCCCTGGCCAGGGTAACCTCATCGGCGTACTCGAGGCTACCCCCCACCGGTAAGCCATAGGCCAGGCGGGTCGAGCGAATATGCATCTGGTTTAGCCGTTCGGCCAAAAAACCTGCTGTGGCCTCGCCCTCTACGGTCATCCCGGTTGCCAGGATTACTTCGCCGATGCCCTCCAGGCGGGAGAACAGCTTTTCCAGGTTGAGCTGCTCTGGCCCGATGCCTTCCAGTGGGTTTAGCGCGCCGCCCAGCACATGGTAAAGGCCGCTGTACTCACCGCTGCGTTCGATAGCCATCAGATCCGAGATGGTCTCGACCACACAGATGACGCTTCGGTCGCGCTCTGGGTCGGCGCAGATGGGACATAGCTCCTCTTCGGCCAGGTTGCCGCACACCGGGCAGGGGTGCAGGGCTTGCGCGGCCTGCAGGCTGCCCAGCAGTTCCGAGGCTATATCGGGATTCTGCACCAGGAAAAGCCCAAGCTTTTGTGCGCTCTTAGGGCCAACCCCTGGTAAACCAGCCAGGGCCCGCACCAGTTTGAGTAGACGCTCAGGGTAGCGCATAAGCGGGCCAGTCAGTGATAGCTTGTAGCACTCGCTGCAAGCTATCGGCTTTAGAACATGCCCCCCAGCATGTTGCCGATGCCGCCCAGCTCCCGGCTCATCTCCTTCTCGGAGAGGTCGTGGGCTTTACGCTGGGCGTCCTGAATGGCTACCAAAATGAGATCCTCGAGGGCCTCGAGGTCGTCTTTGTCCACTGCATCGGGCTTGAGCTTAATGGCCTGAATCTGCCCATGTCCATTCGAGGTGACCTCTACCAGCCCCCCGCCAGCGCTACCGATGACCAGCATCTGACCCAGGCGCTCTTGCACCTCCGCTGCTTTTTTTTGGGCCTTCTGGGCCTCTTTCATGATTTTTTGAATGTTCATTCGTGCCTCCAAAACGACAATACATTATTGCACCTAGAAACCTTCTGCACCATTAGCTGGCCTTGGTTTCGCTCAAGGGAGTGGGAATGCCCCCCCGCACATAAACCACCAGAACTGCCAGAGAAACGGCTGTTCCGCTCAGAATCAGGACGGCCAGTACCCCCAGGCGGGGCTCGAGTACACCTGCTAAAAAAGTGCCGATGAGAACTGCACTTTGCATGGTGCTCCCGAAGGCTGCCAGGATGCGTCCGCGCAGTTCGGGCGGGGCGGCGGTCTGGACAATGGAGCGGGCCGGAACGATAAACATGCTGTTTAGCAAGCCCATTGCAACCATGGCAATGCCGGCCCAAAGCGGGAATGGAAATAGTCCGGTAGAGGCCAGAAATAGTCCCCAGATGCCCAGGCCCATCAAGAACACGGTTTCACGCGACAAACGACCGATGAGGAAGGGGGTGATGAGCGCGCCCAAAACGGCACCTGCCGCCATGAGGGCCTCGAGCACCCCAAAGCCCTGCACCCCGATCTTCAGGGCCCCTATGGCATAAACGATGCCCAGCGCCGCTTCCACCGAGCCGAAAGCTGCGGCTAAAGCCAGGGTGCCGACGGTTCGGCGCAGAACCGGGTTTTGCCACAGCGGACGCAGCCCCTCGGCCACTGCCGCGAAATAGTTGCCTTTACCGGCCTTGCCCGGCAGCGTAGGCAAAAAAACCAGAAATGCGGCGGCTATAAGGTACGAGACCACATCAATCCAAAAAGCGGGTGCAGGTCCCACACCGGCCACCAGCACGCCTGCCAGGGCCACAAAGCTCACATCGGCAAAGCGATCCACAAAGGTGATGAGGCTGTTTGCGCTATCCAGCTCCGACTTGGACACCAAATCGGGTATGGCGCTGTTGCTGGCGGAGTAGTAAATGGACTCAAAGACCGCCATCAGGAAGGCCAGCACCATGAGCAGGGGCATCGAGCCCATGGCAAACAGGGGAATGCAGGCGACCAGAAAGGCCCGAACCAGGTTGGAGATAACCATCAGGGTTTTGCGGTCGTAGCGGTCGGCCAGCGGTCCCAGCAGCGGCCCTAACACTGCTTTGGCCAGAAACTGGGCCCCCAGTATGAGCGATACCCAGACGGCATTCTGGGTCTCCTGGTAGGCCACAAATAGCAGGGCTACGCGGTGAATTTTGCTTCCGATAAGGGAAACCAGTGTAGAGAAAAACAGCCATCGGAATGCTTGATGTTTTAATGCGCTCCACATAGGTTGACCTATCATAATGAGTCAATGGTCGGTGGTAAAGTTAGACCAGGTTTAGATAAGGCAGTATGAGCATCACGGGCCACCGGGGCTGGAAATATGGGCCATGCCGAAGCCAGTATTCTGGCTTGCCGCCAGGTAAAAAGGGCAAAAACCCCGTGTACACCTCAAAGTTTTGCCTCCAGGGGGTGTATGCTGACCAGCCTGTGGGCCACCCGCGCGCCTTCTCGAGCCAGCACCAGCCCGCCTTCGGGTACCAGCCAGACCAGGAGGTCTTGTAGTTTACGGGGTATCAGACCGGTGGCCGAAACGTAGACGCTGTCGTCCTGATAGCGCAGCGAAAGAACCGCACTGCCCGCTTTAATGGTACTGGGGCTATCACCGACCGTGGTCGAGCCCACATCGCCCCCTAAAGTGTCGCGGGAGGGTGGGTTAAACCCGAGCCATTCGGAGAGCTCGAGGTGCAGTACCTGGGCATAGCCCTCAAGCCCCAGCATTCGCGCAATTTCGGCCAGGCGGGCTGTCCACTGGGGGTTTCGTTCGATGCGGCCCCTGACCACCTCGAGGCCCTTGCGGGCAAAGTCCTGGAGATTGTCTACCGGAGCCTCGCTGTACTTGCTGGCCGACTCCGGGCCAAACTGGCCGTAGTTGATCTCGCCCTTCAGACGCGCCGAAAGGGCCCGCAGCAAGCGCAGGTAGGCAAAGTGATTTTCCGGCCACATCAGATAAGCGAGCACCCGACCTTCGGCCAGAAGACTGGCCAGGCTGGCCGCTTCGCGTGGCCCGATACGCAGGTGCAGATAATCTTTGTAGCGAATAACATGCAGCTCGGCGTCGGGCAGGGTCAGACTGAAGGCCGCCTCTTCCTCGATAATCCGCTCCTGTTCGGCTACGCTTATGCCAAAGACTTTTCCTGCCTGCGAAATACCTACCTCGTGATTCCAGAAATAGAAGCGCTGGGGCATCAGGCGCAGGGTAAGCGCTTTGGCCTCGCGTGGAATGGCCTCGAGGGCGTATTCGGGGTTCTGGCTTCCCAGGATTTTCTGAGGTATTTGCGGCCAGCCGGCTTCGCCCATCGGACTGGGTAGGTAGCGGGTGAGCAGGCTGGTAAGGCGCTCAATGGCAGCCGAGAATCGCGCCCGGTCTTCTTCAATGACCAGCGACATGCGCCGTTCTTCGGCGGCGGCATTTTGCAGGCGTTCTTCTAAGGCCCGAATCTCGCCTAGGCTAAGGTTTTGCCGTCGGGCTTCCTCGAGTGCCCGGTGCAGGGCCTCGAGGCTAGGCCCGCGCGAGCTGGTTCGTAGCGAGCCCTCGCTTTCGAGTATCCGCCGGGCAAACCGCCTTATATAAGGCACGATTTCTTCGGGTGGGAGCTTGAGTTTGGGGGAGAGGGCAAAAGCCTCACGAAACAGCTCTAATAGCAGGTTTTTGGCGATGGTGAGGTTGTCGAGGTGAACCCTGGGGTCTGAAACGCTGGGAATGGGATGGGCAAGCGTGAAGCGCGAAAGGTTATAGTCCTGCGAAAAATGGGGGCTTTTGGAATAGGCCTCGAGGTTTTGCAGAATGGCAAAGGCCATGCGCAGCTCATCGCGCTTACCCTGGTTGAGAACTTTCGCCGTGCGAAGCAGGTCGCGGTCGAGACGGCTCCAGTACACCGCCTCGGCCAGTTTGCCCAGGGCTTCCCGCTCAGGGCTAAACGAGGCCTGCTCATCTTCAATCACAATTGCGCTTAGGTCAGGGGCGCTGCTTTCGTCCACGGTGGTTTTGTACCCCGGGCGGTGGGCCTTGAAGCGCCCATCAATGTCCCGAAACTTCTTGGCCAAAGGACCCGGCAGGTTGGACTGAATCAAAATTTGGCGCAAACGGGTGAGGCCGGCCATTCCCCCTTTGGGTTCGTTGCCTGCCACAAGGTCATCTACCTTGTACTCATATAACTCAAGTAATTCAACCAGGCCTGCTTTCATTCAGACGGTATTATAAGGTGTCATGCGATTGGCACGGCTCGAAATTGCCACAGAATCCAACATTGGCCGGCGTCGTCGGAACAACGAGGACTTTCACCGTGTAGCAGTGCATCCGACCCCAGCCGGAAACCTGGTACTGCTGGCTGTGGCCGATGGTATGGGGGGGGCCGAGGCGGGTGAGCTGGCCAGCAAGCTGGCTATTGAAGGGGTTAGCTCGGCAGTCAAATCTTATGCCGAGCACGCCGCAACAGGCCGCCCGGGCGTGGGGCTCAACCTGGTCATGGATAAGGCCTTTAAGCTCTCCCAACGGCGCATTTTACAGGAAGGGGAGCGGGTGCCCTCGCGTAAAGGCATGGGCACCACGCTGACTGCGGTAATACTCACCGAGTGGAACCGACAAGCCGTAATCGGACATGTGGGTGATACCCGCGCCTACCGATACTCATCGGGCCGATGGACGCTTTTGACCCAGGATCACTCCTGGGTGGCCCAGCAGGTACGCCAGGGCGTGCTAAGCGCAGAACAGGCCGAAGATCATCCCTGGAAGCACATGCTTACCCAGGCCCTGGGGCTCTCCGATGTTAAGCACGACATCATCTCGGTAAGTTTTGCGCCCGGCGAAGTGCTGGTGCTGGCCACCGATGGCCTGTATGGGCTGGTGCCCCCGGAGGAATGGAGTATTGGCGGCGACCTTCAATCGGCCCTCGAGAGCTGGGTGGCAAAGGCCTTGGTGCGGGGCGGCACCGACAACATCACGGTTGTAGCAGCGAGGTTCAGATGAGTTACCTGCTGGCTTTATTGTTGGTTGCTATTTCCACGGCCCTGATCCTGCGCTTAGGGCGTAGCTGGCCTATGCTGGCCTTGCTGGCCCTCATGCTGGGGGGCCTGGTGGTGTTGGGGGCCGAACCCTGGCTGCTGGCTGCTG
It encodes the following:
- a CDS encoding MFS transporter, with amino-acid sequence MIGQPMWSALKHQAFRWLFFSTLVSLIGSKIHRVALLFVAYQETQNAVWVSLILGAQFLAKAVLGPLLGPLADRYDRKTLMVISNLVRAFLVACIPLFAMGSMPLLMVLAFLMAVFESIYYSASNSAIPDLVSKSELDSANSLITFVDRFADVSFVALAGVLVAGVGPAPAFWIDVVSYLIAAAFLVFLPTLPGKAGKGNYFAAVAEGLRPLWQNPVLRRTVGTLALAAAFGSVEAALGIVYAIGALKIGVQGFGVLEALMAAGAVLGALITPFLIGRLSRETVFLMGLGIWGLFLASTGLFPFPLWAGIAMVAMGLLNSMFIVPARSIVQTAAPPELRGRILAAFGSTMQSAVLIGTFLAGVLEPRLGVLAVLILSGTAVSLAVLVVYVRGGIPTPLSETKAS
- a CDS encoding DUF3467 domain-containing protein, producing the protein MPELRVDIDRETALGKYANFAIFSHQKNEFYLDFALMQPSGQPNQVVAVVTSRIITSPQHAKALLRSLAENIQRYEETYGVIPEAMDTSKA
- a CDS encoding roadblock/LC7 domain-containing protein, with the translated sequence MVQEVLGELQATKGVVASALMAEDGFVVESMRTEQAPDIDFFGGAASTALASARALSQELKRGEVEEVMVEYPEGPVLLVPLEGGYLLVVLMDSMQSLGRVRFQLKKSVPRLKEALS
- the recR gene encoding recombination mediator RecR, translated to MRYPERLLKLVRALAGLPGVGPKSAQKLGLFLVQNPDIASELLGSLQAAQALHPCPVCGNLAEEELCPICADPERDRSVICVVETISDLMAIERSGEYSGLYHVLGGALNPLEGIGPEQLNLEKLFSRLEGIGEVILATGMTVEGEATAGFLAERLNQMHIRSTRLAYGLPVGGSLEYADEVTLARALENRRGYQ
- a CDS encoding YbaB/EbfC family nucleoid-associated protein, whose translation is MNIQKIMKEAQKAQKKAAEVQERLGQMLVIGSAGGGLVEVTSNGHGQIQAIKLKPDAVDKDDLEALEDLILVAIQDAQRKAHDLSEKEMSRELGGIGNMLGGMF
- a CDS encoding PP2C family protein-serine/threonine phosphatase yields the protein MRLARLEIATESNIGRRRRNNEDFHRVAVHPTPAGNLVLLAVADGMGGAEAGELASKLAIEGVSSAVKSYAEHAATGRPGVGLNLVMDKAFKLSQRRILQEGERVPSRKGMGTTLTAVILTEWNRQAVIGHVGDTRAYRYSSGRWTLLTQDHSWVAQQVRQGVLSAEQAEDHPWKHMLTQALGLSDVKHDIISVSFAPGEVLVLATDGLYGLVPPEEWSIGGDLQSALESWVAKALVRGGTDNITVVAARFR
- a CDS encoding S9 family peptidase gives rise to the protein MNTDLLYQLRFLSDLTEGPAGKPLFIYTDIERPEKEPPRYRSRLATWDGGLRFLTQGEAKAPFWRGNYIYFTRKVDKASQLFRLPLAGGEAEQLTQFKSGVEGYKVSPDGSRIALLTRGDYEPPRPDEPRTYQTWPVKFDARGLLPDQPREIWLWEDKEARPLVKFSQDIEEVAWNTPGDGLFFTASATPQERWAWVQRAYQVGLDGRVEELFGGVGPVGGLEPTPDGGLVYLAHAWERGGGTQSRLYYRGRNGAIRLLAEGSFLNSVNSDMRIGAGSQTPKLGPDGRVYVVVTLEGSARLLAVTLEGQAQLVSSAESSTLGFVFCNNELYTLSENFTRGACLARGEEVLYDPNAGILPELPTPQEVRHQAPEGHTVQGWVLLPEGEGPHPVILYIHGGPHTAFGNAPMLQLQLFRDAGFAVAFCNPRGSTGYGQDFTDLGQRWGDIDEKDLLGFLDEVLTRFPLDPSRVAVAGGSYGGYMTNWLTARHPDRFKAAVTDRSICNWTSFYGASDIGPRFTFLELGSRPWENPELLWQKSPLSLAHQVQTPTLVVHSEQDHRCPIDQGETWYTVLLQKGVPSRFFRVPEEGHELSRSGRPDRRIARLNAYLEWFKRYL
- a CDS encoding roadblock/LC7 domain-containing protein, encoding MKMLETLVPLGARQAVLASQDGLVIESIGKDTPAPELLAAELASLARASRTLAKSLGGELRRFTIATEQREVLVVVFSGYCLGAVVEKGTDRKSIGLELLRLAMRLAQTI